TCATTTGGAGTCTTGGTCAtattttactgccttcgaggaggctcgattccttttcttttggagtcttttgttcgacatttgagaatttaccaatctattggcacgactaagtttaaggcatgactctgataccatcttagatgaacacgactctccgcaattgtatgatattattcactctgagcataagctcttatgtctttgttttggacttccccaaaaggcctcatacgaatggagagagtattatttgattataaactcatgatcattccctaaattagctggTGTGgaatgtgggactttcatcatccaacaatatgCAAGTTCTATGGTATTCGTTGTGAGTGCATGGGCCCACGCTCGGACGTATGTctcgtgtgtagagaagtttCGACACGAAGAAGTTAAGCAATGCATCAATactcgaatttttttttaattttctttcaaatttggtATATTTTTCTACGTAAATCGGTTCGGGGTTGAAAGGGGACAACCAGAATCTGATCCATttgaaggaggagaagaagaagaattagtgAGGTGTAAACGTGATTGGGATTGAGATTTGGAtccaaaaacacaaaaattaagCAATGTTTATGGACTGTCCCCTGCCCACCCACGTCTCCAACTCATAACccaacattattttattttattttattttatttatttattttttttttattatcaggACCCTATTTTTGTCTTCTTCCTAGccttcattaattatttaattacaacttcataaaaaatttaaataaaatggcTGCGTTAATTATAGATATTTGccaatatattaattaattaattaatttttttcctattatttttgtagaaaataagattaaaatcCAACTCTGAGATTTTGTACAGTTGGAGCTAAGGAGGAGCTGAGGAGCTGAAGCTGAGCTGTTAGTATAGAGACAAGAACATAGCTTTCCACATGCACACGTGTGAGGAAACCCCTTTCATACTACTTCCCCGAATATTCAATTACAaacttaatattattattattgttgtctctttccatttttataagttaattttctatcttgaaaagggtatttttggaataaaatgaattacacCGTTAAAGTCTAGATATAGAGTTTAAATCTATTTATACGATATAATTAGAAATGTCCATTTAATCGGTAGGGATCGGGACCCTATAAGAATTTGTCCCAAACATGCCAGAATTCTTACCATGAAGAAATGAGTGACGAGAGATTTCTCCTTATTAGTTAAATGGGGTCAGGAGATAGAGATTACATTCTCCGTCCCCAACCCCACCTCGCCCAACTCACATCTTCCGTTTGCCTCGCCCTATCTCTTGATATAACCTTACTTTTATGTATTAGCTCATTTTATGGTCAAATCATAATATTCTCGGACCATTGGTAGGTTTAAATCTCTCCAACTAACTTAACTTGAGGCGTTTAACGAATGAGATatcaaaatttgtttaattaaaaggCAAGTAGACTTAATAATTGAATGttggtttaatttaatatagagtttggaataaaaatatagagagaaatttgatggTTATTATATGTGTCTACCCAAACACCACCTATCCTTATTATCTTATTCACCAAAAATCAATTTGcatatctttattttatatatatatatatatatattctcccTTTCTAACAATATTCATGCATGCACTCTTCGGGCGGGCTTGATGAGTCGACCAATTTTTGCAGTCTTCATCTTTCTTTAACTAATTCTACTTTCAGGGTTGCTCGACCGATCTCGAACCAATGCTTAGTAAGTTAGGTCAAAGATAGGTAATccaattaatattattgaattaatataatatttttatatacattattattattattttttttttgttgacatatttattttacttattacaaaatttctcatatgttttaattatttataaatatatatattgatattattatatgttttatttttgtcatcagaatcatattattataaatagttttaGCCCATTAAGTGACAGTTTAGCCCAAAGCCCAAATCTACAAGTGTTAAGCTTAAAGCCAACAAAGCCCAAACCCAAAGAATTAGACCGAAAGCTAAATAAGTTCAAATCCAAATGGTCGGGTCCAAAGTGAGGTTCAGACACACTATCTTTGAAACGACGTAGTTCATATTATTTAGGAGTATTAAAAACCCTCCTAACCCGAAATATTCGATGGATCCAATCCAACTTCTCCTGCATGTGTGCCCCGACATTCTCCTGCATCATCTGCAACATAATCACGTTGCTTACTCTTCATTTAGTGAAAACTATCTCTACATACCAACGTGAATTTTTCTAACatattttgtcctcactcacatatTTCCTAAGAAAATTCTTAGGTCGgcccaacataaaattgctccaaGCAAAACAGGCTTAAATTTAGGGTTCTATGATTGAGCAATCGAAAATGAAAGTAAACGGGCAGTGATTTtcatttaagtattttttagtcattttatccTCATGACCGCTCTCACTTTTAAAGTCTAGAAACACGTGATTGTGATTGAAACATACCCAAACTGtcaaaagtattttatatgatttaatCGAACTTTTAATAAGttattgaactttttaaatctGTATTTAATATCTTAACGTCGTTTCTAATGCTTATGCGATAAAAATCTTCGTATTCTTCCAAATCGACACTTCACGTAAcccataaataatatagtcAACATACTGTGTAAACCGGGTCTAGAAATTCAATcatattagagttagacatgAAAATAAGAGTTGCAAATCGTTATTCAAACGTTTGAAAGTACAAAGAACAAACCGAAACAACAAAATACAAACCAATCCGACACTTTCGTAGATACCTAATCCACATCAAACAACCAATCTTTTCCAGCTAGGTAGGATTATGGATGTCTTGCCAGATAATGTTGTCTTTCAAGTCAAGGACAAAACCTGTCCCCTCAATGCTCTatttaatgttattattaCGTACATAAGCAAGAATCTCTCTAAAGATTATTGCAATATTTAGTTCATATGGAACATACAAAGATATTCATGAACCATCCATATGGTTTTGTATTCAAAGCTATATATGTTCGATACCAGATGAAATCATTTGTTCGATACAAGATTTTAAGTCAACATAAGCATAATTGAACGGTATCTGACATGTATCTCGTTTCTTAAGGTCAaaggttcaaattttaataccgtataataaatatgattatACTAAAATACTAAACTTATCTAATCAAATGGCAAGATCGTGACTTTGTTTAGTACTTCCTTTgtcttcaaatttaatttaagatacgttgataatttaaaaataacgaCACGATAATTTATAGTTGACATAAATTTGTGTCACATGTTACAATCGCACTCTTTTGAGACTTGCCGTGCAATTTTGTGACACTTACTCTTGCCCTCGAGTAAGTCAACCAACTAAAACTTAGTAGTCATTTACCTAGACAGCAATTGTGTGACACTTGCTCTTGTCCTCGAGTAAATCAACCAACTAAAACTTAGTAGTCAATTTACCTAGACAGCAATTGTTTGACACTTGCTCTTGTCCTCGTGTAAGTCAACCAACTAAAACTTAGTAGTCAATTTACCTAGACAGCAATTGTTTGACACTTGCTCTTGTCCTCGAGTAAGTCAACCAACTAAAACTTAATAGTCAATTTACCTAGACAGCAATTGTTTGACACTTGCTCTTGTCCTCGTGTAAGTCAACCAACTAAAACTTAGTAGTCAATTTACCTAGACAGCAATTGTTTGACACTTGCTCTTGTCCTCGAGTAAGTCAACCAACTAAAACTTAATAGTCAATTTACCTAGACAGCAATTGTTTGACACTTGCTCTTGTCCTCGAGTAAGTCAACCAACTAAAACTTAGTAGTCAATTACCTAGACAACGTATGCTCAAGTCTTTGACTCTATTCTTGAAAaatggttttagaaaacagggACAACATGTCTTCGACAAGTATAACCGAGACATTGTCTCCCAACCAATTCATCGTTTTGATTTCGTATAACCCGAGTTAAGAAAACGTATACATCGATTTCTTAAATGGTCGGACACAGAAATCTAACTTTGTGAACCGAACACCGATACGGTATCGATGAACGAGAAAAAGGAGGGAAAGGAAATGGAAGGGTAATAATGGTTATGTCCTGGAATCTGGCTGTCATGTCTTGTTGTTGAGAAAGGGGAGGACAAGGAGCCCTTTTGTTAGCAGAGTCCTATAAATCAGGTGTATTACTGGAAAGTGAACCCATTTTTTCCTGTCCTGTGTCCTTTACTAGTGGCTGGCCCCAACATTTGAaagatgagaatgagaatTGAATGTGGAAAAAGGACAGACATGTaaccaaaatcaaatgaaaggaTGTTTTGTCTAAAAGTTTAAGTTGGACTCCATTGTGATTAATGTGTTGGGAAGGCGTAACGAGGCCGTTCTCTAAATTCTCGACTTCTCGAACTTTGTTTTTCGGTTTTGGATATTGGGTAGAGAGAAATCGAGAAGCTTTGTGTGAGAGAAGATCGGAACTAATGCACCATTCATTCTCATGACCAGACCGAGACCATCTCTCGACCTTTAGCTTATATGATCTTTGAGTGAGTGAATGAATATGAGACATGGTAGAGATTCTCTATTCTTGTAAaagtccaagcccatcgctaggagatattgtctgttttggcctgttacgtatcgccgtcaacctcacggttttaaaacgcgtctactagggagaggtttccacacccttataaagaaatgcttcattcccctctacagctgatgtgagatctcacaatccacccccttcaagggcCTAGCGTCATCGCTGGCACTAgttgctctctccaaccgacgtgggatgtcacaatcctcccccttcgaggcccaacgtcccactccccttcaaggcctagcgtcctcgctgacactagttgctctctctaaccgatgtggaatgttacaatccaccctccttcgaggcccaacgtcctcagtGACACACTGTTTGCTACCTAGCTCTGATATAATTTGTAATAGTTTAAccccactgttagtagatattgtctactttggcccgttacatatcgtcgtcagcctcacaagaggtttccacacccttataaagaaggtttcattctcctctccaaccgacgtgggctCTAACATTGACATTCTAGATCAAGTATCAAATAACGTACCGAGATTTGGGAAGTTtgaatattattgttttgtttgactCAATTCATAAAACTTGACAAGGGGCTCTACCAAACTAACTAGAAGGTCATATTCATAGAGATGGTTTAAATTGATTGAATTTACAAGCTCCTCTACAATTGACATGAACAAACAAGTTAAATGTAAGTAGTTCACATTTTCTTTATCCAAGTAAGAAAATTACCAGCTCGTGCTTTATACAAATTGTGGTAGCCTCAGCAACAAACGACACCCGAATGCTCGTAATTACAGCAATGTTTAGTTCATTATCGTGATCATCGTCCACCTCGTTGCCTCTTCTCTTCCAATGCAGCTGCTTCGTTCAACATGTCGATCGCATCTTTCTGCATATCCAGCTTTGCAAGAGCAACTGATTGCATGTAGAAGGCTGTGGGCCAATCTGGATATACACATTGTGCTTGCATTGCATCACGAAGTGCAGCATCGGGTTGATCGCACAACAAATAGCACAGGCTTCGTCGAGCAAACACGGTCGGGGATACCATTGTTCCTACATCTATGAACTGCAAAGAAGAGAATTTTAAAGCCACAAAAGTCATGTCACatgaattgttttgttttggccTAATTGTGAAAATAAATGACCAAACATAGCGTAAAGAAGGCTCAAAACAAGTTAAAGTAGACCGAAGTCTACtagtagcagatattgtcctctttaggctttctcttcCGGGCTacccctcaaggttttgaaaaccggtctactagggagaggtttccacacccttatacccaacgttctcgcttgcattcattcttctctctaatcgatgtgggatctcacaggggctcagtgtcctcgctagcacactgcccgaTGTCTAGTTCTAATACCAGCTATAACAACCCAATCCCACTGCTGGCAtgtattgtcctttttgggcatCCCCTTTCAgacccctcaaggtttttaaaacgtgtctgatagggagaggtttccacaaccttataccTAATGTTCTCGCTcgcactcattcctctctccaatcgatgtgagatctcacaatccacccccttcgggccTCAGCATCATTGCAGGCATACcgtctagtgtctggctctaataccaactgtaacaacccaagcccaccgctagcagatgttgtcttctttggactttctctttcgagctaCCCCTCAAAgtctttaaaacgtgtctactagggagaggtttccacccctaTACCtaacgttctcgctggcactcaatgctctctccaatcaatatgggatctcacaatccccccttgagggctcaacgtcctcgctagcacaccacccagtgtctggctctaataccaactataacaacccaagcccaccgctagcatatattgtccttttggactttccctttcgcagttcccctcaaggttttttaaatgcgtatgctagggtGCCACGCCCTTgtacccaacgtcctcgctcgcactcattcttctctccaatcgacgtgggatctcacaaaaaacGCTGTCAGTATTACGTAGATAAATACCTGTGAATAACAATCAATAGCAGCTTTAAAGTTTTTGTCCCGGAAGGCAAAATCCCCTCGCTTTCTTGCCTCCAACATATCTCTCATCTGTTGTGTCCACTCTTGAAACGATAGCTGAAACAACTCAAGAACTCTTAGTTAAAACCTTCCTGCTCATAAAACAGAGTCACTTAATCTTATAAACCGAGTTGAATAAATCGAGGCAACCTCATTAGTTCCTTCATCGTCTCGGTAGTGTGTCATTATCAAGATTTGATGAATTGCAGTGAGATCTATCCTCGAGCAGGCCTCACCCATCGACGATAAAGGACGTTGTGGGGTTATCGGGGTTATCGGGGCTATCGGGGCTATAGGGGCTATTGCAGCATCCTCCTGCTTCTCTATTCCAAGCATGACATAAGAGGGAACCTACAAACACCCACAGCATCACAGTACATATATCACAGATATCCTATTAACACATATTTGATAGGCTGTGTTGGAAGATATAGATATGAATGGCCTAAGGGAGTAAGCAAAGTTCTTTACTTCGGGTTTTGTTTGCAGGGGAGCGAGGGTCGAAACGAGGTCCTCTGTGTTAGGTCGGTCCCTCGGTTCATATTGTAAACACTGAGAAGCGAGATTAACCACCACGGTTGCGTCCTCTGTAGAAAATTTTCCTTCCAAATGCGAATCCATTAAGAGAATGATGTTCTTTCCTCGAATCAGATCGAGTGCCTGCGTTTGCAAATGTATTTTATCGAACTTATGTAACgtgaataatttaaatcctTCTTATAACAGGACCATACAAAAATGAGACGTATGAACATGTTGTAGATCTTAATTACATCCTCGGAAACTGATACGAAAATTTCTATGACTTTGGAAGAACATGTTAACGACAATCCAATCGTATTTGCTGAATTATTGTATCATTAACCTTGACCATAATTCAACGGTGTTATAGTAACCCCGAATTGTATTACTCTAACAGCCTAaccccactactagcagacaCTGCCcaatttgggctttccctttcgggtttccctcaaggttttaaaacgcgcccactagggagaggtttccacacctttataaggaatgtttcattcccctctccaaccgatgtgagatctcacaatccacccctcttggggggCCTagatcctcgttggcacaccgctcggtgtctggctctgataccatttgtaaccgcccaagcccgccgctagtagatattgttttcttttttgtttttttagggCCACTCAAACGAGAGGACCCCTCTAAAAATGGGCGTACGCCGCTTGGTGCGGTGAGCACACAACTATAGCGTGTGCTTGCCGCTCCAAGCGGCATACACCCAGTTTTTGAGTGGTCAGAGTAACCctaaaaaagcaaaaagagaacaatatctaccagcggcgggcttgggcggttacaattACTCCAAAAAACAGTGGCATCCTTATAATCACGCACACTTTTAAATCAAATCGTGTAGCAAATGAATCCATAATCTAGGAGACGAGCGAGATGTCAAATAATAACCAGTACCACGCATCCACACAACAGAGAATCAAATGGAAATCATAATAATCAAGGAAAGAACTGTTcttataaagaacaaaaatagaagCATACATTGTTACATGTAAACAACTTCACAAAATTAGCTACTTACATGACTTGGAGGGATGTGCTTGCCACTTAGAAGATCCAAGAGAACAGTACCAAAGCTATAAATAACACTTTCAGGGGTTACCCTTCCTACAATAGACAAATCAAAGTGACGAACAACACTCGAAACGCTAGTAAATTTATAAACGTAGCTCAAAACAACGGAAAACGGAGCGTTATTGTTGCTATCAACCTTTTGACACGAAAAATACTCGGTTTctaataacaaacaaaagataAACATCAAAGTACCATTTTTCAAATACTCAGGTGGTGTGTAGGCCAGATTTGTGCTGTAACTCTTACCGTCCCTACTGTTTTTCATCAATCCAAAACACGAAAGACGTGGATCGCCACCCTATAAACGAGAGCAACGAAATGAAGATAAACATTACatcaaaaaactaaaaatagatACCAATAAGTGAAAATGATACCTCATCAAAAAGAACTCTGTAAGCATTCAAGTCATGGTACAATGCACGGCCTTTAGTGGTACAATATTCCAAAGCTTCAGCAATATAGTACGCAACTCTCAACCGCATGGCCCACTCAATGGTTTGATTTTCCCCTGCAAAAACGTAGCAAGCTCACTCGATCATACGTAGCTACACGCAAAATCTAACCATAATGATGTCGTATAGCCAAACGGGGTCGATGTAGTTATTCTAAGCAACACCTACAACTTAAATAATGATGCCATGATAGCCAAACGGGGTCGATGTAGTTATTCTCAGCAACACCTACAACTTAAATAATGATGTCGTGATAGCTAAATGGGGTCGATGTAGTTCGCCTAAGGGCAATGAACCTCCCAAGTCTCTACGATAGTATGATATAGTCTACTTCAAGCTTAAACTTCGgtgattttgcttttggttaTACCTCGTACCTATAAGATCATCCCCACTTCTAATAGTTTCGTTGTTTCGGAGTCGATAAACACGTTCCCTTCCCGTAATCCCCATAGCTTAACAGAATCAAGTTCCAATAGAAATGTTATGCTAAATGTATGCTTATACACTTCCAGTAAACACAAGTAATGTTGGTGATGattgaagtaaaagaaaatgaaagcatACAGTGGAACAAATGCTTTGCAAGAGTATCATTAGGCATGAACTCCGCAACCAGCAGCCGCTCATCACCATCGCAGCAATACCCTATCAAATTCGCAAACCTTGGATGCCTTAGCTTCCCAACGCCCGAAGCCTCTTCCTAAAAATTGCCCCAAAATTCCACACACCCATTGCATAAAATCATCAAAAACtcaacaaaaacacaaaaacacaatcaaattcttcaaaacAAGAGCAAGAAGTACCACAAATTGCTTGGCGTCCGGCCAAGCCACCTTCGTGAACTTCTTAACAGCGATCCACTTCCGGTTTTGAAGTCGGCCCTTATACACAATGTTCGGAGCCTTCTCGCCGCTCTCGGAGACTATGAAGTTGGAGCTGAAATTGTCGGTTGCAGCCTTAAGGTCCGATAAGGAAAACTCGGAGAAACTGGAAACCATATCTCCGGGGGTCGTGTTGGGTCCAATAGAAGGCGGCGGCTCCACATACGGCGGCGGAGGTTGCTGGGTTTGAACCTTTTCAGGGTGGGTTTCTGTCAAAAAGATGGATTCACAGCACCCCATAACAAATTTTTCTCACAACCCTTTTGAAAAATCAACTGGAGAAGAGGGGAAAGTGAAGCAGAGAGgggattggagaaggaaagagACGAATATGAGGTGGGGAAGCAACTTTTTAAGCTctacaagaaaagaaacacaaagcGAGGAGGAGCTAGGAGAGGGCCTcgtcttttctctctccctttttATTCTCTCACGATTAATGGGGTAATTAAAAAGAGGAGCAGTTCTTACAGTTCATTCAATTAAAGAAACGGCTCGTAAAAATTCAGCAGAATTGGATTTGATTAAGTGAGGGGTTTAATTAATCTGGGTCAACTTCCTTCCTAATCCCAACAAATCCAAGTTCCATACAGTGATGTCTGAAACCTCCCAtccttaatatataattaagtaCGTAAAGATTTCTTTTCTACCATTTTTAAATGCTAATCATTCCTACTAACACACAATTTTGGAATCATTAtagtttcaaataattatttttatatattgttaAGGATTATTGGGAGCGAGTTCTTCGTtcatttagtggaagatcatgggttgaTAAGTAAAAATACTATCTCTAAGCCATGAGAGCTCATGCTCAaggtagacaatatcatatcatcgtgtagagtcgtgatttctaacatactatcaaagtcatgccctaaacttagccacgacaataaaatcatcaaatatctaataaagaTTGTGAGTCTGGAAGGTGTAGttaaaagtgactaaagtgtcgaacaaagggtgtactttgtttgatgGCTCCAAataaaggagtcgagcctcgattaagaggaggctattcgagagcttcATAACTTTATTTGAGGAGatgattgttgaggattattg
The Cucurbita pepo subsp. pepo cultivar mu-cu-16 chromosome LG16, ASM280686v2, whole genome shotgun sequence genome window above contains:
- the LOC111777600 gene encoding probable serine/threonine-protein kinase At4g35230 isoform X2, encoding MGCCESIFLTETHPEKVQTQQPPPPYVEPPPSIGPNTTPGDMVSSFSEFSLSDLKAATDNFSSNFIVSESGEKAPNIVYKGRLQNRKWIAVKKFTKVAWPDAKQFVEEASGVGKLRHPRFANLIGYCCDGDERLLVAEFMPNDTLAKHLFHWENQTIEWAMRLRVAYYIAEALEYCTTKGRALYHDLNAYRVLFDEGGDPRLSCFGLMKNSRDGRVTPESVIYSFGTVLLDLLSGKHIPPSHALDLIRGKNIILLMDSHLEGKFSTEDATVVVNLASQCLQYEPRDRPNTEDLVSTLAPLQTKPEVPSYVMLGIEKQEDAAIAPIAPIAPITPITPQRPLSSMGEACSRIDLTAIHQILIMTHYRDDEGTNELSFQEWTQQMRDMLEARKRGDFAFRDKNFKAAIDCYSQFIDVGTMVSPTVFARRSLCYLLCDQPDAALRDAMQAQCVYPDWPTAFYMQSVALAKLDMQKDAIDMLNEAAALEEKRQRGGR
- the LOC111777600 gene encoding probable serine/threonine-protein kinase At4g35230 isoform X1, which produces MGCCESIFLTETHPEKVQTQQPPPPYVEPPPSIGPNTTPGDMVSSFSEFSLSDLKAATDNFSSNFIVSESGEKAPNIVYKGRLQNRKWIAVKKFTKVAWPDAKQFVEEASGVGKLRHPRFANLIGYCCDGDERLLVAEFMPNDTLAKHLFHWENQTIEWAMRLRVAYYIAEALEYCTTKGRALYHDLNAYRVLFDEGGDPRLSCFGLMKNSRDGKSYSTNLAYTPPEYLKNGRVTPESVIYSFGTVLLDLLSGKHIPPSHALDLIRGKNIILLMDSHLEGKFSTEDATVVVNLASQCLQYEPRDRPNTEDLVSTLAPLQTKPEVPSYVMLGIEKQEDAAIAPIAPIAPITPITPQRPLSSMGEACSRIDLTAIHQILIMTHYRDDEGTNELSFQEWTQQMRDMLEARKRGDFAFRDKNFKAAIDCYSQFIDVGTMVSPTVFARRSLCYLLCDQPDAALRDAMQAQCVYPDWPTAFYMQSVALAKLDMQKDAIDMLNEAAALEEKRQRGGR